The following coding sequences lie in one Steroidobacter denitrificans genomic window:
- a CDS encoding NAD(P)H-dependent flavin oxidoreductase gives MSDFHTPLCDLLGSRYPIVQTGMGWVTGSDLVAATANAGGFGFLAGATIAADRIEAEIVRVRELTGDKPFGLNFHMFQPNAAQLLDLAVKHRIRAVSYGRGPDKKVIGRLRDAGIVCMPTVGALKHARKAIEMGANVITIQGSEGGGHTGSVPTTVLLPQVVDAVKVPVVAAGGFFDGRGLLAALAYGAQGIAMGTRFLMTTDSKVPAVTLECYLAAREAEKIQISHLVDGMPQRMIPNAYLAMLEKASPLRRLRIALNLALQYKSQTGMTSAHALKVLWQSLRDDAGSVAQTVMAANAPMLLQRAMIEGKPAEGVMAAGQVAALINRVDSCQEVIEGIIAQARERRDALLAIGTEENHV, from the coding sequence ATGTCGGATTTTCACACGCCGCTTTGTGATTTGCTGGGCAGCCGCTACCCGATCGTGCAAACCGGCATGGGCTGGGTGACCGGCTCCGATCTGGTGGCGGCAACGGCGAATGCCGGTGGTTTCGGTTTCTTGGCCGGCGCTACGATTGCCGCGGATCGGATCGAAGCCGAGATCGTCCGGGTGCGCGAACTGACCGGCGATAAGCCCTTCGGACTCAATTTTCACATGTTCCAGCCGAACGCGGCGCAGCTATTGGATCTGGCTGTGAAACACCGTATCCGCGCCGTGAGCTACGGACGCGGGCCGGACAAGAAGGTGATCGGCCGGCTGCGTGATGCGGGAATCGTTTGCATGCCCACCGTCGGCGCCCTCAAGCATGCGCGCAAGGCGATCGAAATGGGCGCCAATGTCATCACCATCCAGGGCTCCGAAGGGGGCGGGCATACCGGCAGCGTGCCGACCACGGTACTGTTGCCGCAGGTCGTCGATGCTGTAAAGGTACCGGTGGTCGCTGCGGGCGGCTTTTTCGATGGACGCGGATTGCTCGCGGCGCTGGCGTACGGTGCACAGGGAATCGCGATGGGGACGCGTTTTTTGATGACGACCGACAGCAAGGTGCCGGCGGTAACTCTGGAATGCTATCTCGCCGCCCGCGAAGCCGAAAAGATCCAGATTTCCCATCTGGTCGATGGTATGCCGCAGCGCATGATTCCGAACGCCTATCTGGCGATGCTGGAAAAGGCTTCGCCGTTGCGACGCCTGCGAATCGCGCTCAATCTCGCATTGCAATACAAGTCACAGACCGGCATGACCAGCGCGCATGCCCTCAAGGTGCTCTGGCAGAGCCTGCGTGACGATGCGGGCAGCGTGGCACAGACCGTCATGGCCGCCAATGCGCCCATGCTGCTGCAGCGCGCCATGATCGAGGGCAAGCCGGCCGAGGGCGTGATGGCTGCCGGCCAGGTGGCTGCCTTGATCAACCGTGTGGACAGTTGTCAGGAGGTCATCGAAGGAATCATTGCGCAGGCGCGTGAGCGCCGTGATGCGCTGTTGGCCATCGGCACCGAGGAAAATCATGTCTGA
- a CDS encoding enoyl-CoA hydratase family protein, translating into MSEQFTSRIHDNGVAEVVLDRPPVNALNSAGWYALAECIAALGENTAVRVIVIRAQGRGFCAGVDIKELDADSSLIVAVNAGNYATFKAVHLNKVPVIAAVHGFVLGGGIGVCGAADIVIAAEDASFGLPEVDRGAMGGAAHLQRMFGVQKTRYLFFTGEMIGAPEAFRLGAIERVVPRERLRDEAMAIAAKIAAKSPAMIRIAKEALTGIEDGNLEVKYRWEQGFTLQAYMSPDSAETRRAFVEKRDTRF; encoded by the coding sequence ATGTCTGAGCAGTTCACGAGCCGGATCCATGACAATGGTGTGGCCGAGGTGGTGCTCGATCGCCCGCCGGTCAACGCACTCAATTCCGCCGGCTGGTATGCGCTCGCCGAGTGCATCGCGGCACTCGGTGAAAATACGGCCGTGCGCGTCATCGTCATTCGCGCGCAAGGTCGAGGCTTTTGTGCGGGTGTCGACATCAAGGAACTCGATGCCGACTCCAGTCTGATCGTGGCTGTGAATGCCGGCAACTACGCCACCTTCAAGGCAGTGCATCTCAACAAGGTGCCGGTGATTGCGGCGGTACACGGCTTCGTGCTCGGCGGCGGCATCGGCGTCTGCGGCGCGGCCGATATCGTCATCGCCGCCGAGGATGCGAGCTTCGGCCTGCCCGAGGTGGATCGCGGCGCGATGGGCGGCGCGGCGCACCTGCAGCGCATGTTCGGCGTACAGAAGACGCGATACCTGTTTTTCACCGGTGAAATGATCGGTGCGCCGGAAGCCTTCCGGCTCGGCGCCATCGAGCGGGTCGTGCCGCGCGAGCGGCTGCGGGATGAGGCGATGGCCATTGCCGCCAAGATCGCCGCGAAAAGTCCGGCCATGATCCGTATTGCCAAGGAAGCGCTCACCGGTATCGAGGACGGCAATCTCGAGGTAAAATATCGCTGGGAGCAGGGATTTACCTTGCAGGCTTACATGAGCCCGGACTCGGCGGAGACGCGGCGTGCCTTTGTTGAGAAACGCGATACCCGGTTCTAG
- a CDS encoding acyl-CoA dehydrogenase family protein: MDLDFTPQQQAFRAEARAWLHDHIPTAPLKSYDTREGFEQHRAWEAKLAEGGYSSVTWPKELGGRGANLIDWLIFEEEYHAIDAPMRVNQNGILLLGPTLMEFGTVEQKARFLPRMARCDDMWAQGWSEPNAGSDMANIASKAVRDGDEYVINGQKIWSTRAVFANWLFGLFRSDPQSVRHHGLSYLLVPLDAKGITIRPIVALNGKQAFAEVFFDDVRVSIANRIGEEGQGWNVAMATAGFERGLLLRSPARFQRTAQRLVELYRRHQASADRDPSIREGVLKAWMDAEAYNLASYYTVGRLLKGGRIGAEASTNKIFWSELDLQMHETAIRILGPRAELIDDPEVRDWLEGFLFAQAGPIYAGSNEIQRNIIAERVLGLPKS, translated from the coding sequence ATGGACCTTGATTTCACGCCGCAGCAACAAGCGTTTCGCGCCGAAGCGCGCGCCTGGCTGCACGATCACATACCGACGGCACCGCTCAAGAGCTACGATACCCGCGAGGGCTTCGAACAGCATCGCGCCTGGGAAGCCAAGCTCGCCGAAGGCGGCTATAGCAGCGTGACCTGGCCGAAGGAGTTGGGCGGCCGTGGTGCCAACCTTATCGACTGGTTGATCTTCGAGGAAGAGTACCACGCCATCGACGCACCGATGCGCGTGAATCAGAACGGCATTCTATTGCTCGGTCCCACCCTGATGGAATTCGGTACGGTGGAGCAGAAGGCACGCTTCCTGCCACGCATGGCCCGCTGCGATGACATGTGGGCGCAAGGCTGGAGTGAACCGAACGCCGGCTCGGACATGGCCAATATCGCTAGCAAGGCGGTTCGCGACGGCGATGAGTATGTCATCAACGGCCAGAAGATCTGGTCAACGCGCGCGGTATTCGCGAACTGGCTGTTCGGCTTGTTCCGCAGCGATCCACAAAGTGTCCGGCATCATGGGCTCAGCTATCTGCTGGTGCCGCTGGATGCCAAGGGCATCACGATCCGGCCCATCGTGGCGCTGAACGGCAAGCAGGCTTTCGCCGAGGTGTTTTTCGATGACGTGCGCGTCAGCATTGCGAATCGTATCGGCGAGGAAGGCCAGGGCTGGAATGTGGCGATGGCCACGGCCGGCTTCGAGCGCGGCCTGCTGTTGCGTTCGCCGGCACGCTTTCAGCGTACGGCGCAGCGTCTAGTGGAACTGTACCGACGTCATCAGGCGAGCGCCGATCGTGATCCCTCGATCCGCGAAGGCGTACTGAAAGCATGGATGGACGCCGAGGCGTACAACCTCGCAAGCTACTATACGGTAGGCCGGCTGCTGAAAGGCGGGCGCATCGGCGCCGAGGCCAGCACCAACAAGATTTTCTGGTCCGAACTCGATCTGCAGATGCACGAAACCGCCATACGGATTCTTGGGCCGCGCGCCGAACTCATCGACGATCCCGAAGTACGGGACTGGCTCGAAGGATTCTTGTTTGCGCAAGCCGGCCCAATCTATGCGGGCAGCAATGAGATCCAGCGCAATATCATTGCCGAGCGGGTGCTTGGCCTGCCGAAATCCTGA